The segment CCGTGGCGCCGACCCCCTTGGCGTATTCGAGCGCCCGGCGCATCACCCTTGAGGAGGCAATCGGATAGCCGTCGTCGGTGAAACAAACCGCCCCCCCCGCCAGCTCGTCGGCCATTTCGGTCAGCTCTTCACCCTTGAGTCCCCGGGTGATGCCGCCTGCGGGGAAGACCCGGCAGTGGGCGGTGAATTTGGCCCGCTCCAGCAGCCACTCGACCATGGCTCGGGTGTCGATGGCCGGATCGGTGTTGGGCATGGTGACCACCGAGGTCACCCCCCCGGCGACGGCGGAGCGGGTCCCCGAGGCGAGCGTCTCTTTGTATTCCTGCCCCGGCTCGCGGAAGTGAACATGGATGTCGACCAGCCCCGGCAGCAGCCACTTGCCGCTGCCGTCCAGGGTCAGATCGGGGGTAAATCCGGCGGGTATCTCGCCCCGGGCCAGCACGACGCCATCCTCGACCGCCAGGTCGGTGACGCCATCCCAGCCGGTGGCCGGATCGATCAGACGGACCGCTTGAATCAAAAGCCGCATGCGGATTGCCTCGGAGGGTCAAGGGGGCGGGGGCAAGGGGTTGCGTGGTTGGATCATGCCATATTGCTCGCCTTGGTTGAATGGAGGGGGGTTGACCCTTACCATCCGCTCAGAATTCCTAGGGAAGCGCTGTTTTTGCGGTGCTTCCGGCAGCATCGGAGCAGGCTGCCAAAACCGAGCGCATGAGCGACCGGTTTTGCAGGCGCAGCCAAAACGACGTTTTTGGCGAAGCGTCGCCGAACAAGGCAGGAGCCTGGTTCGGCGTTTCCTGGATCCGCCTCGTTTGGAGCCCCTTTTCCCCATGCCGATTCAAGCCCTGCGCGACCTTGTCCGCGACGAGATGAATGCGGTCGACGCCGTCATCCTTGAGCAGATGCGCTCCGACGTGCCGCTCATCCCCCTATTGGGGCAGTACATTGTGCAAGGCGGCGGTAAGCGGTTGCGCCCTCTGCTCTTGGTGGCGATGGCGCGGATGCTGGGTTATCGCGGCGAACGCGATTTGGCGTTGGCGGCGGTGGTCGAGTTCATCCATACCGCAACCTTGCTGCACGACGACGTGGTGGATGAATCGAATCTGCGCCGGGGCCGTGACACCGCCAACGCGGTGTGGGGCAATCAAGCTTCGGTGCTGGTGGGCGATTTTCTCTTCTCACGCGCCTTCGAGATGATGGTGGGCGACGGCGACATCCGGGTCTTGCAGATCCTCTCCACCGCCTCGCGCACCCTGGCCGAGGGGGAGGTGCTCCAGTTGGCCAAGACCGGCGACCTGGAGACCACTGAGGAGGACTACAACGAGGTGATCCGCTGCAAAACCGCCGCCCTGTTCGACGGCGCCGCTCGGGTCGGGGCAGTGGTGGCTGGGGTTGATTCGGCCATCGAAGAGGCGGCCGCCGCTTTTGGCAGCCACATCGGCTATGCCTTCCAGTTGGTGGACGATGCACTTGATTGTGTGGCCAGCGCCGCCGAGATGGGCAAGAGCCCCGGCGACGATATCCGCGACGGCAAGATGACCCTGCCGGTGATCCACGCCTTGCAGTATATGGACGCGGTCGCAGTGGACCGTTTGGGTGAGATCATGACCAAGGAGACCCCGAGCGACGAGGATGTACATTGGGCGCTTTCAGCCGTTGAGTCTTGCGGGGGCGTTGCCTATACTCTCGCCCGCGCCGGGGGGTACGTGGATTTGGCGCTCGAAGCTCTGGTGCAATTGCCGCCCTCGCCCATCAGGGACCAGCTCGAAGAGGTCGCCCGTTTCACGCTGACCCGCCGGTCCTGACTCAGGCTGGATCCCACGCAAAATTCGGTTTTCCTGTCGGGGTGTAGCTCAGCCTGGTAGAGCACTACGTTCGGGACGTAGGAGCCGGAGGTTCAAATCCTCTCACCCCGACCACCATTGTTGTAGGCCGGCTTCTTTAAGTCGGCACCAAGAGCCTATAGCTCAGTCGGTAGAGCATCTGACTTTTAATCAGAGGGTCGCTGGTTCGAATCCAGCTGGGCTCACCAAACAAAAAAGGGGTTACGCCTTCGGGTGTAACCCCTTTTTTGTTTGGGTCACACCAGGGTCACACCGGGGAAGGATTTCGCGGGCAAGAAAAAACCCGCCACGGGGGCGGGTTCTTGTGCCTTCGAAGGTGGGCGTTGGTTAGGCCAAGGCCCGCAACACCGCCTGGGGTTCCCGCTCGATCACGTTGAGCAGAACAAGGGCCGGTCCCGCCGGTTGTCGGTCGCCCCGCTCCCAGTGGCGCAGAGTCGCCACCGAAAACCCGAAACGGGCCGCGAACGCCTCTTGGGTCAGATCCAGCCGCTTGCGTAGGGCGGCCACGTCCACGGGGCGCGGATTGTGAAGAACGCCCCCCACCTCGTTGCCCTGGGCATGGGCAATGGCCTCGGTCAAACCCTGCTTGATGCTTTCGAATGCGTTTGCCATCGGTTTTTCCTCTTTGAGCTTTCAACCAACAGTGGCACCAGATCGGCGAGGGCGTTCCGCTCGGCTTTGGTGAGGTTGGCCTGTTCGTTCTTGCCGAAGAGCGTGAGCAGGTAAAGGGGAATCTCTTCGTTGTAGAAGTAGTAGATCACCCGGACGCCCCCGCTTTTCCCTTTTGCCCCAT is part of the Proteobacteria bacterium CG1_02_64_396 genome and harbors:
- a CDS encoding transcriptional regulator; protein product: MANAFESIKQGLTEAIAHAQGNEVGGVLHNPRPVDVAALRKRLDLTQEAFAARFGFSVATLRHWERGDRQPAGPALVLLNVIEREPQAVLRALA